GCCTGAGCCATATCTGGGCGGCCGCCGCCTTTACCGCCAACCATGGCAGCTACCATAGCCACCAGTTCACCGGCCTTAACTTTACCCACCAAGTCCTTGGTCACACCTGCGATCAGATTCACTTTCGCATCACCAGCAATACCCAGTACGACAACACCTGAGCCCAGTTTTTGTTTCAGTTCATCCTGCAAACCACGCAGCGCACCCGCTTCCACGCCTTCCAGTTTCTTCACCAGTACTTTAACACCGGCAACCTCTACGGCATCACCGGCCAGATCAGCACTTGCTGCGGCAGCCAGCTTATCTTTCAGCTGAGCATTTTCTTTTTCCAGCTGCTTAGCTTTTTCCAACTGCGCCTTCAACTTAGCGACCAGAGACTGGCTATCCGCTTTCAGCAGCGATGCAGCTTCACTCAGCTCCGCCTCTTCTGCAGCAACATACGCTATGGCAGCTGCGCCAGTTACCGCCTCAATGCGACGAATACCGGCAGCAATACCACCTTCAGAGGTGATTTTGAACAGGCCAATATCACCGGTACGACCAACATGGGTACCGCCACACAGCTCGATAGAGAAGTCACCCATAGTGACTACGCGCACTTCAGCATCGTACTTTTCGCCAAACAGTGCCATCGCACCTTTTTCCTTGGCACTATCAATATCCATTGTTGCAGTTTGCAGCTCATGGTTACGACGAATTTGGGTGTTTACCAGATCTTCAATCCGCTTCAGTTCGGCAGGCTTCACCGCTTCAACATGAGAGAAGTCAAAGCGCAGACGATCAGGATCGACCAAAGAACCTTTCTGAGTGACATGTGTACCCAAGACCTGACGTAGGGTCGCATGCAGCAAGTGAGTCACAGAGTGGTTCAATTGAGTACGATGGCGCAGTTTTTTGTCCACCATAGCCGCAACAGACTGACCAACAGTCAGCGTACCTGTATGCAGTACACCAGCATGGCCGGTTGCTTGACCGTACTTTTGTGTATCAGTCACTTCAAACTCGATACCATCAGCCTGCAGATGACCGCGGTCGCCTACCTGACCACCAGATTCGCCATAAAATGGCGTGCAAGCCAATACAACAACGGCTTTATCACCGGCAGTGATGCTATCAACAGCCTGACCCTCTTTGTAGATAGCAGTAATGGTGCTGTTACCCGTCATCTGCTCATAACCACAGAATTCAGTCTGGCCATCAATTTTTAATCCGGCATTATAATCAGCACCAAATTTACCCGCTTCTTGAGCACGGCGGCGTTGCTCAGCCATCGCAGCTTCAAAACCAGCTTCATCTACGTTGATATTACGCTCACGGCAAACATCCGCAGTCAAATCGACAGGAAAACCATAGGTATCATACAGTTTGAATACAGTCTCGCCATCAAGCGTGTCACCGGTCAGATTTTCCAGTGCCTGATCCAACATCCCCAAGCCACGTTCCAGTGTACGGGCAAACTGCTCTTCTTCTGCTTTCAGGGCTTTTTCTACGATGCTCTGAGTCGCAACCAAGTCTTTGGCGGCATCCCCCATCACGTCAATCAACGTTGGCACCAGTTTGTAGAAGAAGGTGTCGGTTGCACCCAATTTGTTACCATGGCGAACGGCGCGACGAATAATGCGGCGCAGCACATAACCGCGGCCTTCATTGGATGGCATCACACCATCAGCAACCAAGAATGCACAAGAGCGGATATGGTCAGCAATCACCTTCAGTGAATTGTTTTCCAGATCAGATACACCGATGATTTCAGCGGTTTTAGCAATCAGCTTAGTGAAAATATCGATTTCATAGTTGGAGTGAACACCCTGCAAAATTGCAGCAATACGCTCCAGCCCCATACCGGTATCAACGGAAGGCTTTGGCAGTACATCCATAGTACCGTCGGCCTGGCGATTGTATTGCATAAATACAATATTCCAGATTTCGATAAAGCGGTCGCCATCTTCTTCTGGTGTGCCAGGACGACCACCCCAGATATGATCACCGTGGTCATAGAAAATTTCAGTACATGGACCGCATGGACCGGTATCACCCATCTGCCAGAAGTTATCTGAAGCAAACGCGGCACCTTTATTGTCACCGATACGGATAATACTCTCTTCAGGAACACCGATTTCGTTCTTCCAAATGTTGAACGCTTCATCATCGGTTTCATAGACTGTCACACACAGGCGATCTTTTGGTAATTTCAGATCTTCAGTCAGGAAAGTCCAGGCAAAACGGATCGCATCATGCTTGAAATAATCACCAAAACTGAAGTTACCCAGCATTTCAAAAAAAGTATGGTGACGCGCAGTGTAACCAACGTTGTCCAAATCGTTATGCTTACCGCCGGCACGAACACAGCGCTGTGCTGTGGTGGCTCGGCTATAGCTGCGCTTGTCAAATCCCAGAAATACATCTTTAAACTGGTTCATACCCGCATTGGTAAACAGCAAGGTAGGATCATTACCAGGAACCAGTGAACTGCTGTCCACGACCTGATGACCATTTCTGGCGAAAAACGACAAAAAGGCGCTTCTCAGCTCTGCAGTGGTTTTGTACATGAAATCTTCCTGAATGGATATCTTTGAATAATGCAAACGGGCAAGTCTACACACTTACCCACAATTGCCCAGCATTATAAGCAGACTGGCCAAAGACGACCAGCTTTGATTGACGAATCGCTATTTAGGAAGGATAGAATGCAGCAAACGACAAAAGGCTGCAGCAATTTTAGCGGTTAATTCTCATCGAAAGGATCATAATCCAGTGCATAAGCTACCTGATCATAGCTAAAACCCTGGCTCATCATATAGCGGATACGTTTGGCTTTTTCTTTATGGTCTGAGGTCTTGGGAAGCTGATACTTACGCAACGCTTTTTCTCGAGCCAGCTCAAACCAATCACAATCACTGGCATCCAGAACCTGTGCAATCAGATCCCGTGCCAGCCCTTTTTGCATAAATGCCTGACGGATCCGCACAGGGCCATGCCCTTTAGCGATGTGGGAACGCAGCAACAAACCGGCAAAACGCTCATCATCCAGATAGCCCATTTCTTGGCAATAATTGACGGCCAAGATACAGTCTTCGACACTGAATCCTTTCAGCTGCAGTTTACCGGTTAATTCTGCAATTGAATGATCACGCCGCGCTAATATTGTCAGCGCGGCCTGTTTTACTGCTTGGCTCAGAATACTTCACCT
This region of Shewanella sp. NFH-SH190041 genomic DNA includes:
- a CDS encoding regulatory protein RecX, whose protein sequence is MTILARRDHSIAELTGKLQLKGFSVEDCILAVNYCQEMGYLDDERFAGLLLRSHIAKGHGPVRIRQAFMQKGLARDLIAQVLDASDCDWFELAREKALRKYQLPKTSDHKEKAKRIRYMMSQGFSYDQVAYALDYDPFDEN
- the alaS gene encoding alanine--tRNA ligase, translated to MYKTTAELRSAFLSFFARNGHQVVDSSSLVPGNDPTLLFTNAGMNQFKDVFLGFDKRSYSRATTAQRCVRAGGKHNDLDNVGYTARHHTFFEMLGNFSFGDYFKHDAIRFAWTFLTEDLKLPKDRLCVTVYETDDEAFNIWKNEIGVPEESIIRIGDNKGAAFASDNFWQMGDTGPCGPCTEIFYDHGDHIWGGRPGTPEEDGDRFIEIWNIVFMQYNRQADGTMDVLPKPSVDTGMGLERIAAILQGVHSNYEIDIFTKLIAKTAEIIGVSDLENNSLKVIADHIRSCAFLVADGVMPSNEGRGYVLRRIIRRAVRHGNKLGATDTFFYKLVPTLIDVMGDAAKDLVATQSIVEKALKAEEEQFARTLERGLGMLDQALENLTGDTLDGETVFKLYDTYGFPVDLTADVCRERNINVDEAGFEAAMAEQRRRAQEAGKFGADYNAGLKIDGQTEFCGYEQMTGNSTITAIYKEGQAVDSITAGDKAVVVLACTPFYGESGGQVGDRGHLQADGIEFEVTDTQKYGQATGHAGVLHTGTLTVGQSVAAMVDKKLRHRTQLNHSVTHLLHATLRQVLGTHVTQKGSLVDPDRLRFDFSHVEAVKPAELKRIEDLVNTQIRRNHELQTATMDIDSAKEKGAMALFGEKYDAEVRVVTMGDFSIELCGGTHVGRTGDIGLFKITSEGGIAAGIRRIEAVTGAAAIAYVAAEEAELSEAASLLKADSQSLVAKLKAQLEKAKQLEKENAQLKDKLAAAASADLAGDAVEVAGVKVLVKKLEGVEAGALRGLQDELKQKLGSGVVVLGIAGDAKVNLIAGVTKDLVGKVKAGELVAMVAAMVGGKGGGRPDMAQAGGSQPENLDNALAQVMPWVSERL